One stretch of Clavelina lepadiformis chromosome 6, kaClaLepa1.1, whole genome shotgun sequence DNA includes these proteins:
- the LOC143462982 gene encoding peroxisomal membrane protein PEX13-like, with protein sequence MYTSRIIVIVMSSSGAPPKPWEINRGQSPGNYSNLRSSAEMEETRTAPPVPTRPSQQQRASSPLYRPGYGGLGYGGYGGTYGIGGYGGMYGGGMYGSSGMYGSPYRNYSSLNNAGSFTQQAEESTRQAFQSVESIVRAFSSVSAMLESTFGAVYSSFRAVLDVADHFSRVKATFTDILSSIAVFRLFRYLYRRAMAALGVHPCDEAWESIKPTSAAAKPSTPSEKKSWPIMLFVAVVLGGPYLIWKLLKGMSSQKPDASTWMNGDGDHVIARAEFDFQSENDEELSFRAGDRLILAPRDQQPHVRGWLLGTADGKKSGYVPANHVKVLGLRRGRSQAQLPSTNQTTATDESDAWKDIHGNVRSLDGK encoded by the exons ATGTACACTAG CAGGATAATAgtaattgtgatgtcatcaagTGGTGCTCCCCCCAAGCCTTGGGAGATAAACCGGGGTCAGTCGCCCGGTAACTATAGCAACCTGCGATCATCTGCTGAGATGGAAGAAACTCGTACGGCCCCCCCGGTCCCAACCCGGCCCTCCCAACAGCAA AGGGCATCATCTCCTCTTTACCGACCAGGTTATGGGGGTCTGGGTTACGGCGGTTATGGAGGAACGTACGGAATAG GTGGATATGGTGGTATGTACGGAGGAGGAATGTACGGAAGCTCAGGCATGTACGGCTCACCGTATCGAAATTATTCTTCTTTGAACAATGCCGGTAGTTTCACCCAGCAAGCTGAAGAGAGCACGCGGCAAGCCTTCCAATCAGTTGAAAGCATCGTTCGAGCTTTCTCCTCG GTCTCGGCGATGTTGGAGTCCACATTTGGCGCTGTGTACAGCTCGTTCCGTGCCGTACTTGACGTGGCCGACCACTTCTCTCGGGTCAAAGCCACATTCACAGACATCTTATCTTCAATTGCTGTTTTCAG ACTTTTCCGTTATCTTTATCGTCGAGCGATGGCAGCATTGGGCGTGCACCCGTGTGACGAGGCGTGGGAATCAATCAAACCGACATCAGCTGCTGCA AAACCAAGCACGCCATCAGAGAAGAAATCGTGGCCAATCATGTTGTTTGTCGCTGTTGTGCTTGGAGGACCATACCTTATATGGAAGTTGTTAAAGGGAATGAGCTCACAAAA GCCGGACGCATCGACATGGATGAACGGAGATGGGGATCATGTGATTGCACGGGCAGAGTTTGACTTTCAAAGTGAAAATGACGAGGAATTATCATTCCGAGCCGGAGACAGACTCATTCTCGCCCCAAGAG ACCAACAACCCCACGTAAGGGGATGGTTGCTAGGGACGGCAGATGGAAAAAAATCCGGATATGTGCCAGCCAATCACGTCAAAGTATTAGGACTACGAAGAGGACGAAGCCAAGCCCAACTCCCATCAACCAATCAAACAACAGCGACTGATGAAAGTGACGCG TGGAAAGATATCCATGGAAATGTGAGAAGTCTCGATGGGAAGTGA
- the LOC143462980 gene encoding vacuolar protein sorting-associated protein 45-like produces the protein MDVVLAVKNYVSRMITDAGPGMKVLLMDRETTGIVSMVYAKSEILQQEVYLFETIDSMHRDEMRHVKVISFLRPTQENIQLLCQELKSPRYGKYYLYFSHAVSKSDVKLLAESDENECVCDIHEFFADYYPIDSNHFTLNLPKCSRHFMWKPSDLTRACHGLTAVLLALKKCPMIRYQVNSDMCCQLADSVKSLISREASLFDFRRADSTPILLILDRRNDSISPLLNQWTYQAMTHELLGIKNSRVDLSKVPGISKDLNEVVLSPLQDQFYCENLYKNFGEIGASIKGLMEEFQAKTRSQQKVESIEDMKAFVENYPQFKKMSGTVAKHVTVVGELSRIVSARNLLEISECEQDVACQSDHSNALQRVRELLKKPTTNPLDALRLVALYSLRYEAHANNATTSLMDQLSSVDGRKIISAIMKYGSIGKRTNHANDFPGAISMTKKFFKGMKGVENVYTQHIPKIKDILDDLLKGKLKEANYPYAGASVMSDRPGDVIVFIVGGTTYEEVACIAAYNADNPGVRVVLGGTTVHNCSSFIDEVRSACAA, from the coding sequence ATGGATGTTGTGCTGGCTGTTAAGAATTATGTGTCCCGGATGATCACGGATGCTGGTCCCGGGATGAAAGTGCTCCTGATGGACCGAGAAACGACGGGGATTGTGAGCATGGTCTATGCAAAGTCCGAGATTCTCCAGCAGGAAGTCTACCTTTTTGAAACGATCGATTCGATGCACCGGGACGAAATGAGACACGTTAAAGTGATCTCTTTTCTCCGACCTACCCAGGAAAATATTCAACTGCTTTGTCAAGAGTTAAAGTCGCCAAGATACGGGAAATATTATCTCTACTTCAGTCATGCAGTGAGCAAGAGCGACGTAAAACTTCTTGCCGAGAGTGATGAGAATGAATGCGTTTGCGACATTCACGAGTTTTTCGCTGATTATTACCCGATTGACTCAAATCATTTCACTTTGAATTTGCCAAAATGTTCACGCCACTTCATGTGGAAGCCGTCTGACCTGACCCGAGCTTGCCACGGCCTCACAGCTGTGCTGCTGGCACTCAAGAAGTGTCCGATGATCCGGTACCAAGTTAACTCCGATATGTGTTGTCAGTTGGCAGACAGCGTTAAGTCGTTGATATCTCGTGAAGCGTCACTCTTTGATTTCCGTCGTGCTGACTCAACACCAATCTTGCTCATTCTCGATCGTCGCAATGACTCGATTTCACCGCTGTTAAACCAGTGGACCTATCAAGCGATGACTCATGAATTACTCGGCATTAAAAATAGTCGAGTCGATCTTTCAAAAGTTCCAGGAATTTCAAAAGATCTCAACGAAGTGGTGCTTTCCCCATTGCAAGACcagttttattgtgaaaatttgTACAAAAACTTTGGTGAGATTGGCGCCAGTATCAAGGGCCTTATGGAGGAGTTCCAAGCTAAGACCAGGAGTCAGCAGAAAGTGGAATCCATTGAAGACATGAAAGCGTTTGTCGAGAATtacccccagtttaagaagaTGTCCGGCACGGTGGCAAAGCACGTCACTGTAGTTGGAGAACTCTCTCGTATTGTCTCGGCAAGAAACCTGCTCGAGATATCGGAATGTGAACAAGATGTTGCGTGCCAGAGTGACCACTCAAACGCCTTGCAGCGTGTGAGAGAGCTGTTAAAGAAGCCGACAACCAACCCATTGGATGCCCTTCGACTTGTTGCTCTATACTCCCTTCGTTACGAGGCTCATGCTAACAATGCGACAACTTCACTCATGGATCAACTCTCATCAGTGGATGGGCGGAAGATCATATCGGCGATCATGAAGTATGGCTCGATCGGGAAGCGGACGAACCACGCAAATGACTTTCCAGGAGCAATCTCGATGacaaagaagtttttcaaAGGCATGAAAGGAGTTGAGAATGTTTACACCCAACATATTCCCAAGATCAAAGACATTCTCGATGATTTGTTGAAAGGGAAACTAAAAGAAGCAAATTATCCTTATGCTGGAGCTTCTGTGATGTCGGACAGACCTGGTGATGTCATAGTGTTTATAGTGGGTGGCACCACTTACGAGGAAGTCGCGTGCATCGCGGCTTATAACGCTGACAACCCGGGGGTTCGAGTCGTGTTGGGAGGCACCACTGTTCATAATTGTTCGTCTTTTATAGACGAAGTACGATCTGCGTGTGCTGCGTAA
- the LOC143462977 gene encoding trafficking protein particle complex subunit 11-like → MASAVDLPPELSCRPMPFVVLTGLDVTYNAVHKSIWDAFSNNRRNERLQISFSCLPGDHTYPQSKAKRSSYDWYIPKGLLKTGWLKKHLSQVPAVVVVFFELDWDDGAWREQYLACASRVQVVRTSLHGRTTKVAVVLIQKSSPLPPGEDLIAAERAAALCSACDLSAKSLFVLPHTDHLLGYITRLESAFYELAQAYYHTECRRVKAHKEFLNKTTHQLLFPRHQFKIAFFNEQMQESATALKHYHQCYNHIHELRLHDTNNLELKMVGGFVNYKICRLCFLSLSAPVDAISQFQRHVELFKPLCGNNELLFEHSAWLSKQFLVFGDLFNEAIQSENLTAVQTQHPGFYYQQAACYALLRKKLAHSLCRPVSNQPYPANDPLESESLEYYGQRPWRQSHQRIDLSDTSREKEGILALKLREAKFDHSWQIIPLLSSAVALFKKFPCPRLKRYLTIQMAKEYRFAKDFSKAIALLQKAKSQYQSGRWCHIFTQLLALLLDCAYCTADVNLYCAFSSELLGRYSQITIDEKTKIQENLISIISGKVPKRIVIDKAYVGEVRPEDHDPNQAHEVWKEALDKPAIHTSVDVVDLVPFIECKVLFSQEQYPLDSCALIHLHSILFAPQPVQVSELTISFNHSVYDITKSFAGDEFRLEPWKVKSHSFEFPFHRSDVLKSIEVEKLTLSVFSSTGSLTLKWPGSKLEQVAFDIPSCPRNVQASCTKWSAIPSRRCTTATERACQLQVDVKHMAPALVGEVFPMQVCIFSKESDGILAENVTVLASLEPSLHQEEELFQDTCVSLTAYELSECNSKTAELKFGDLHPGEELERVIYVKANTHGTLKFTFQTSYSVRDVAIFSCIDSLKQLKTMTCSSSASTEVSFDVLPPFKIASHVTSKNFETASSIVYNKPFFVLTTLTLGSNWPIQIFSTQTTLPSESGFSVIGGAEGLNGVLYKDESLTDCLNVICNNSTDRHVDNTSVGYFKVEWQRLDKFGDVPRVLTTLKLPNVTAKLVPLHVNASLPSFAVLREAFQISFSIENQSNESRLVEIQYLSSDAFMFAGPKQTNNFLSPFSTHSLTFNIIPLALGYQTLPHLRIMMSHSHASVDGKFEDVDLLSLPTHLIVKPAQYND, encoded by the coding sequence ATGGCAAGTGCTGTAGATCTACCTCCAGAGTTAAGCTGCCGACCGATGCCATTTGTGGTGCTTACTGGTCTTGATGTAACTTACAATGCTGTGCACAAATCCATCTGGGATGCTTTCAGCAATAATCGACGGAATGAAAGGTTGCAAATTTCATTTTCCTGTCTCCCAGGAGACCACACATACCCACAATCAAAGGCCAAGCGATCATCTTACGACTGGTACATCCCGAAAGGTTTGCTCAAGACAGGTTGGTTGAAGAAACATTTGAGCCAAGTCCCAGCTGTCGTCGTTGTTTTCTTTGAGCTTGATTGGGACGACGGGGCATGGCGGGAGCAGTACCTCGCTTGTGCTTCAAGAGTGCAGGTTGTACGAACAAGCCTGCATGGAAGAACAACAAAAGTTGCCGTCGTACTAATTCAGAAAAGCTCTCCCCTGCCACCTGGTGAGGACTTGATTGCAGCAGAACGAGCAGCTGCACTGTGCAGCGCATGCGATTTATCGGCCAAATCGTTGTTCGTGCTCCCACACACTGACCACTTACTCGGTTATATAACACGCCTTGAGAGTGCTTTCTACGAACTTGCTCAAGCTTACTACCACACGGAGTGCCGCCGAGTAAAAGCACACAAGgaatttttgaataaaacaacCCACCAACTGCTGTTCCCGAGACACCAGTTCAAAATTGCTTTCTTTAACGAACAGATGCAGGAAAGTGCAACGGCCTTGAAGCATTACCACCAGTGCTACAATCACATACACGAGCTGCGTCTTCACGACACAAACAACCTGGAACTGAAGATGGTTGGAGGTTTTGTCAACTACAAGATTTGTCGTCTCTGCTTTCTCAGTTTAAGTGCCCCTGTCGATGCCATCAGTCAATTTCAACGACATGTTGAACTATTCAAACCTTTATGTGGCAACAATGAGCTTCTTTTTGAGCACAGTGCGTGGCTGAGCAAACAATTTCTTGTGTTTGGGGATCTATTCAACGAAGCGATTCAGTCTGAAAACCTCACGGCAGTGCAAACCCAGCATCCTGGATTTTATTATCAGCAAGCAGCGTGTTACGCTCTGCTGCGGAAAAAGTTGGCTCATTCTTTATGCAGGCCAGTTTCTAATCAGCCCTATCCGGCAAATGATCCTCTGGAAAGTGAATCCCTTGAATATTACGGTCAACGGCCATGGCGTCAGAGTCATCAACGAATAGATCTCTCTGATACGTCGAGGGAAAAGGAAGGAATCCTGGCTTTGAAATTGAGAGAAGCAAAGTTTGACCATTCCTGGCAGATCATTCCCCTGCTCAGCTCTGCCGTGGCACTGttcaaaaaatttccttgtcCCAGACTCAAGCGATATTTGACCATTCAGATGGCAAAGGAGTATCGTTTCGCCAAGGATTTTTCAAAGGCAATAGCACTTCTGCAAAAAGCCAAATCTCAATACCAAAGTGGAAGGTGGTGCCATATTTTCACTCAGTTGCTTGCATTGTTGCTCGATTGTGCATATTGCACAGCTGATGTGAACCTTTATTGCGCATTTTCATCGGAACTTTTGGGTCGTTATTCACAGATCACAATTGATGAAAAGACAAAGATTCAGGAAAATTTAATCAGTATCATCAGTGGGAAAGTACCAAAGCGAATTGTGATTGACAAGGCTTACGTTGGTGAAGTCAGACCTGAAGACCATGACCCGAACCAGGCACACGAAGTGTGGAAAGAAGCGTTAGATAAACCCGCTATCCATACCTCAGTTGATGTTGTTGATCTTGTTCCTTTCATTGAATGTAAAGTCCTCTTCAGCCAGGAGCAATATCCTCTCGATTCCTGCGCATTGATCCACCTCCACAGCATCCTCTTTGCCCCACAGCCGGTTCAAGTGTCAGAGTTGACGATCAGCTTCAACCACAGTGTCTATGACATCACCAAATCCTTTGCTGGTGATGAATTTCGGCTTGAACCATGGAAAGTGAAATCTCATTCTTTTGAATTTCCTTTTCACAGGTCCGATGTACTCAAGTCCATTGAAGTTGAGAAACTTACTTTGAGTGTATTCTCAAGCACTGGCTCACTCACCCTCAAGTGGCCTGGCTCAAAACTTGAGCAAGTTGCATTTGACATACCCTCATGCCCTCGAAATGTTCAAGCTTCTTGTACAAAGTGGTCTGCCATTCCATCTCGTAGGTGCACTACAGCCACGGAGCGAGCATGTCAGCTGCAGGTTGATGTCAAACACATGGCTCCTGCGTTAGTTGGCGAGGTTTTTCCAATGCAAGTCtgcattttttcaaaagaatcAGACGGTATCTTGGCTGAGAACGTAACTGTTCTTGCTTCTCTTGAGCCGAGCTTACATCAGGAGGAGGAATTATTCCAGGATACTTGCGTCTCTCTTACTGCTTACGAGTTGAGTGAATGCAATTCTAAGACAGCCGAGTTGAAGTTTGGCGACTTACACCCTGGCGAGGAGCTTGAAAGAGTGATTTATGTGAAAGCGAACACTCACGGAACGTTGAAGTTTACCTTCCAAACCTCGTACAGTGTGAGGGATGTCGCGATTTTCTCATGCATCGATTCTTTAAAGCAACTAAAAACAATGACTTGTTCCAGTTCAGCGAGCACAGAAGTGTCATTCGACGTCCTCCCACCCTTCAAAATTGCCAGTCATGTGACCTCAAAGAACTTTGAAACAGCTTCATCGATTGTCTACAACAAACCGTTCTTTGTGCTGACAACCCTGACGCTTGGCAGTAATTGGCCGATTCAGATATTTTCAACTCAAACAACTCTTCCGTCCGAGAGCGGTTTCTCTGTGATCGGAGGAGCAGAAGGTTTAAATGGTGTCTTATACAAGGACGAGTCGCTTACTGATTGTTTGAACGTCATCTGCAACAACTCAACAGATAGACATGTCGACAACACTTCTGTTGGATACTTCAAGGTGGAGTGGCAGAGACTGGATAAGTTTGGTGACGTCCCGAGGGTCTTAACGACACTGAAACTACCCAATGTGACAGCAAAGTTGGTGCCATTGCATGTCAATGCATCGTTACCATCGTTCGCTGTTTTAAGGGAAGCGTTTCAAATATCCTTCTCCATCGAAAACCAGAGCAATGAGTCAAGGCTTGTGGAGATCCAGTACCTTTCCTCTGACGCCTTCATGTTTGCTGGCCCAAAACAGACCAATAACTTTCTTTCCCCATTCTCCACCCACTCCCTTACTTTCAACATCATTCCGTTAGCATTGGGATATCAGACCCTGCCCCACTTGcgcattatgatgtcacactCACATGCATCCGTAGATGGAAAATTTGAAGATGTTGATCTTTTGTCGCTTCCAACACATTTGATTGTGAAACCTGCCCAATATAATGATTAG